One stretch of Nocardioides perillae DNA includes these proteins:
- a CDS encoding ABC transporter, giving the protein MSLPVPGAARLAGPAASLAALTALVPARVVETVTLPVRVGAAAAQVTLALAALVAPDGPVRRRGGYAEMVTRAIGDGGYAERLTALATDEQGPVRLVTTLNALTSPDRPLGRLLEQDGALDRLLAEDGPLLPVLQAGGPLERLLAPGGALDRILSPGGPLDQVVAPDGVLDRLLAAGGAVDRVTTPGGVLDRLLEPGGLLDRVLSEDGFVDKLVAEGGTLDQLVALGDTLEEIQPRLVELATLVPTLGESADALQRAVGPLGDLAGRFPLRGRRAGALPAGG; this is encoded by the coding sequence ATGTCGCTGCCCGTCCCGGGCGCCGCGCGCCTCGCCGGCCCCGCCGCCTCGCTCGCCGCCCTCACCGCGCTCGTGCCGGCCCGGGTGGTCGAGACCGTCACGCTCCCCGTGCGGGTCGGTGCCGCCGCCGCGCAGGTGACCCTCGCGCTGGCGGCCCTCGTCGCACCGGACGGGCCGGTGCGACGCCGTGGTGGCTACGCCGAGATGGTGACGCGCGCGATCGGCGACGGCGGCTACGCCGAGCGGCTCACCGCCCTCGCCACCGACGAGCAGGGCCCGGTGCGCCTCGTGACCACGCTCAACGCGCTCACCTCGCCCGACCGCCCGCTCGGACGGCTGCTGGAGCAGGACGGCGCGCTCGACCGGCTGCTCGCCGAGGACGGCCCGCTGCTGCCCGTGCTGCAGGCCGGTGGTCCGCTGGAGCGGCTGCTGGCGCCCGGCGGGGCCCTCGACCGGATCCTCTCCCCCGGCGGTCCCCTGGACCAGGTCGTCGCGCCCGACGGCGTGCTCGACCGGCTGCTCGCCGCCGGCGGCGCCGTCGACCGGGTGACCACCCCGGGCGGCGTCCTCGACCGGCTGCTCGAGCCCGGCGGCCTCCTCGACCGGGTGCTGAGCGAGGACGGCTTCGTCGACAAGCTCGTCGCCGAGGGCGGCACCCTCGACCAGCTCGTGGCCCTGGGCGACACCCTCGAGGAGATCCAGCCGCGGCTGGTCGAGCTCGCGACGCTCGTCCCGACCCTGGGCGAGAGCGCCGACGCTCTGCAGCGTGCGGTGGGCCCCCTGGGTGACCTCGCCGGCCGCTTCCCGCTGCGCGGCCGCCGAGCCGGAGCGCTGCCCGCCGGTGGCTGA
- a CDS encoding class I SAM-dependent methyltransferase, with protein sequence MVTTPPGPVSGQPDRSAPGSDGHVLPPVRAQRRVVDEASSRAANGPDWDRYADEYQATHGAFLGDVGFVWGPEGLTEAEAGALGDVRGKRTLEVGSGAGQCSRWVRAQGGEVVGLDLSHRQLQHSRRLDAETGVAVPSVRGTATHLPFADAAFDVVFCSFGALQFVADLDDAVRETARVLRPGGRFAFSITHPTRWVFPDDPGQDGLTVAQSYWDRTPYVEVDEASGRVSYVEHHRTLGDWVTVLARHGFCLRALLEPEWPADHDRTWGGWSRTRGLLTPGTALFVADLH encoded by the coding sequence GTGGTGACCACCCCTCCCGGCCCGGTCAGCGGCCAGCCGGACCGCTCCGCCCCCGGGTCGGACGGCCACGTCCTGCCGCCCGTGCGGGCGCAGCGGCGCGTCGTCGACGAGGCCTCCTCCCGCGCGGCCAACGGCCCCGACTGGGACCGCTACGCCGACGAGTACCAAGCCACGCACGGCGCCTTCCTCGGCGACGTCGGCTTCGTGTGGGGACCGGAGGGGCTCACCGAGGCCGAGGCCGGCGCGCTCGGCGACGTGCGCGGCAAGCGCACGCTCGAGGTCGGCTCGGGGGCCGGTCAGTGCTCGCGCTGGGTCCGCGCCCAGGGCGGCGAGGTGGTCGGCCTCGACCTGTCGCACCGCCAGCTGCAGCACTCGCGCCGCCTCGACGCGGAGACGGGCGTCGCGGTGCCGTCGGTGCGCGGCACCGCCACGCACCTGCCCTTCGCCGACGCCGCGTTCGACGTCGTCTTCTGCTCCTTCGGGGCGCTGCAGTTCGTCGCCGACCTCGACGACGCCGTGCGCGAGACCGCGCGGGTGCTGCGGCCCGGTGGCCGCTTCGCCTTCTCGATCACCCACCCCACCCGCTGGGTCTTCCCCGACGACCCCGGCCAGGACGGCCTCACCGTCGCGCAGTCCTACTGGGACCGCACGCCCTACGTGGAGGTCGACGAGGCCAGCGGCCGGGTCTCCTACGTCGAGCACCACCGCACGCTCGGCGACTGGGTGACGGTGCTGGCGCGGCACGGCTTCTGCCTGCGCGCGCTGCTCGAGCCCGAGTGGCCGGCCGACCACGACCGCACCTGGGGCGGGTGGTCGCGCACGCGCGGGCTGCTCACGCCGGGCACGGCGCTGTTCGTCGCCGACCTGCACTGA
- a CDS encoding lipopolysaccharide biosynthesis protein produces MTDPESSPPSSPAPAPDAADGAAPRPSLRGLLRTAGGFAVAMAVMNVATYAFTIVAARLLGPAEYGAFGSLMGLLLVVNVLSLGLQATGARRVAAHPGERDLIEAEVLAATYRSATWLTLACLVAAPLVGWALDLDDWWTALTLAAAAFPLTLMGGYAGILQGEQRWLPLAGVYLAMGLGRVVVGGVVVLVLPTAFGALLGVAVAAVLPALVGALALRPGIRVPRTGRVARTAPPGRARGAQVLREVAGNSHALLAFFALSGADVVAARIVLAPEDAGLYAAGLILTKAVLFLPQFVVVVAFPSMSRADQQQRVYLRGLVVVAALGALATAVTALLEDLALLFVGGEDYAGVGPTLWLFAALGTVFAMVQLMVYEVVARQHAASVHVVWAGLVLVAALAGLAGSVAALVSVALAVNAAVLLALLATALRREPTSAAPPGPTP; encoded by the coding sequence GTGACCGACCCCGAGTCGTCGCCCCCGTCGTCGCCCGCGCCGGCACCCGACGCAGCGGACGGCGCGGCACCCCGCCCGTCCCTGCGGGGCCTGCTGCGCACCGCCGGGGGCTTCGCGGTGGCGATGGCGGTCATGAACGTCGCGACCTACGCCTTCACCATCGTCGCGGCGCGACTCCTCGGCCCGGCCGAGTACGGCGCGTTCGGCTCCCTCATGGGCCTGCTGCTGGTGGTCAACGTGCTGTCGCTCGGCCTGCAGGCGACCGGCGCGAGACGCGTCGCGGCGCACCCCGGCGAGCGGGACCTGATCGAGGCCGAGGTGCTGGCCGCGACCTACCGCTCCGCGACCTGGCTCACCCTCGCCTGCCTGGTCGCGGCACCCCTGGTGGGCTGGGCCCTCGACCTCGACGACTGGTGGACCGCGCTGACCCTCGCCGCCGCGGCCTTCCCGCTCACGCTCATGGGCGGCTACGCCGGCATCCTCCAGGGTGAGCAGCGCTGGCTGCCGCTGGCCGGGGTCTACCTCGCGATGGGTCTGGGCCGCGTGGTGGTCGGGGGCGTCGTCGTGCTCGTGCTGCCGACCGCCTTCGGCGCCCTGCTCGGGGTGGCGGTGGCCGCCGTGCTGCCGGCCCTGGTGGGCGCACTGGCGCTGCGCCCGGGGATCCGGGTCCCCCGCACCGGACGCGTGGCACGCACCGCTCCGCCCGGCCGGGCACGGGGAGCGCAGGTGCTGCGCGAGGTGGCGGGCAACTCCCACGCCCTGCTCGCCTTCTTCGCCCTCTCCGGCGCCGACGTGGTGGCCGCCCGCATCGTGCTCGCGCCCGAGGACGCCGGGCTCTACGCCGCCGGGCTGATCCTCACGAAGGCGGTGCTGTTCCTGCCGCAGTTCGTCGTGGTCGTCGCCTTCCCGTCGATGTCGCGCGCCGACCAGCAGCAGCGGGTCTACCTGCGAGGGCTGGTCGTGGTGGCTGCGCTGGGCGCGCTCGCGACCGCCGTCACCGCGCTCCTGGAGGACCTCGCCCTCCTCTTCGTCGGGGGCGAGGACTACGCCGGGGTCGGGCCGACGCTGTGGCTCTTCGCCGCCCTCGGCACCGTCTTCGCGATGGTCCAGCTGATGGTCTACGAGGTCGTCGCGCGCCAGCACGCCGCCTCGGTGCACGTCGTGTGGGCCGGCCTGGTGCTCGTCGCCGCGCTCGCCGGTCTCGCGGGGTCGGTCGCCGCCCTGGTGAGCGTGGCGCTGGCGGTCAACGCGGCGGTGCTGCTGGCCCTCCTCGCGACCGCACTCCGGCGCGAGCCGACGTCCGCAGCCCCACCTGGCCCCACCCCGTAG
- a CDS encoding lytic murein transglycosylase, which yields MLPDASRRPAAPTPLVGRVPAILLALVVLLALTACGTPGAAPTTGPSSGAPGVSPSGTPGAGSAGVEPAAPGGLHPVLAAALQDGPRPPRGPAEAATQLRVTTDAVSDLATPRRVLAAAAHQQQVTYRTLGRRPGWDARVRAALPRRLHAEVADNVASRREFAALQGDYRSDELPAWRIVRPEPPARLLGHYRAAERRFGVGWEHLAAINLVETAMGRIVGYSVAGARGPMQFIPETWARYGRGDVDDPRDAITAAARYLRARGYTEPGGVAGALYAYNNSTRYVRGVDRLARVLQRNPRAYRGYWHWQVYYVSTAGDVLLPEGYAERRPLPVEEFLARG from the coding sequence GTGCTCCCCGACGCCTCGCGGCGACCGGCTGCGCCCACCCCGCTCGTCGGCCGCGTCCCCGCCATCCTCCTCGCCCTCGTCGTCCTCCTGGCGCTGACCGCGTGCGGCACCCCGGGTGCCGCCCCGACCACCGGCCCGTCCTCGGGCGCCCCCGGCGTCTCGCCCTCGGGCACCCCCGGGGCCGGATCGGCCGGTGTCGAGCCGGCGGCGCCGGGCGGCCTGCACCCGGTGCTCGCCGCCGCCCTCCAGGACGGGCCCCGCCCGCCGCGCGGACCGGCGGAGGCCGCCACCCAGCTGCGCGTGACCACCGACGCGGTCTCCGACCTCGCGACCCCGCGCCGCGTGCTGGCGGCCGCCGCCCACCAGCAGCAGGTCACCTACCGCACCCTCGGGCGCAGGCCGGGCTGGGACGCGCGGGTCCGCGCCGCGCTCCCCCGCCGCCTGCACGCCGAGGTGGCCGACAACGTCGCCTCCCGACGCGAGTTCGCCGCCCTGCAGGGCGACTACCGCAGCGACGAGCTGCCCGCGTGGCGCATCGTCCGCCCCGAGCCGCCGGCCCGCCTCCTCGGCCACTACCGCGCCGCCGAGCGACGCTTCGGCGTCGGGTGGGAGCACCTGGCGGCGATCAACCTGGTCGAGACCGCGATGGGGCGCATCGTGGGCTACTCCGTCGCGGGCGCCCGCGGCCCGATGCAGTTCATCCCCGAGACCTGGGCGCGCTACGGCCGCGGCGACGTCGACGACCCGCGCGACGCGATCACGGCCGCCGCGCGCTACCTGCGCGCCCGCGGCTACACCGAGCCCGGAGGCGTGGCCGGGGCCCTCTACGCCTACAACAACTCCACGCGCTACGTCCGCGGTGTCGACCGCCTCGCGCGGGTCCTGCAGCGCAACCCGCGGGCCTACCGCGGCTACTGGCACTGGCAGGTCTACTACGTCAGCACCGCGGGTGACGTCCTGCTGCCCGAGGGGTACGCCGAGCGGCGGCCGCTGCCCGTCGAGGAGTTCCTCGCGCGGGGCTGA
- the polA gene encoding DNA polymerase I produces the protein MPEPVTPSAPSEPRPRLLLLDGHSLAYRAFFALPVENFSTTTGQHTNAVYGFTSMLINVLRDEEPTHLAVAFDKSRQTFRLAEYPDYKAKRNKTPDEFSSQLPLIQEVLDALRIPHLQLEGYEADDLIATLTTQALAQGFEVLILTGDRDSLQLVTDDSTVLYPMRGVSELARMTPAAVEERYGLPPHRYPELAALVGEDSDNLPGVPGVGPKTAAKWISTYDGLDNVVARADEVKGKAGDNLRAHLGDVIRNRRLNALVRDLVLPVEPSDLARRPWDRQEVHTLFDGLEFRVLRDRLFETLESVEELDDAGFELDTTRLAAGTVRAWLDEHARTAGQRVGVAVRGAWRAGTGEVTSVALAAADGCAAWVDAAEVDPDDDAALADWFADPGVAKVLHDAKGPMLALAARGWPLDGLVSDTALAAYLVRPDQRSYDLADLTVRYLKRELRQETGDGEQLAFDTLGDETASDTAMLHARAVLDLAEALDAAVEEHGGTALLAEVELPLVRSLAAMEQVGIAVDLDRLEALEQEFAAGVRQAAEEAFGVIGKEINLGSPKQLQVVLFDELDMPKTKRTKTGYTTDADALQALYEKTEHPFLVALLRHRDVSRLRQTVEGLLKTVQPDGRIHTTFNQMIAATGRLSSTDPNLQNIPVRTEEGRRIREAFVVGPGGECLMTADYSQIEMRIMAHLSEDAGLVEAFRSGQDFHSITAARVFSVPAEEVGTEERAKIKAMNYGLAYGLSAYGLSQQLRIDSSEARGLMDEYFETFGGVRDYLGGIVDEARRSGFTETILGRRRYLPDLSSDNRQRREMAERMALNAPIQGSAADLIKVAMLRTEEALRDAGLASRMLLQVHDELVFEVATGERDRLEQLVREQMGGAAELAVPLDVSVGTGRSWHDAAH, from the coding sequence GTGCCTGAGCCGGTGACCCCCAGCGCCCCGTCCGAGCCCCGTCCGCGGCTGCTGCTGCTCGACGGCCACTCCCTGGCCTACCGCGCGTTCTTCGCGCTGCCGGTGGAGAACTTCTCGACGACCACCGGCCAGCACACCAACGCCGTCTACGGCTTCACCTCGATGCTGATCAACGTGCTGCGCGACGAGGAGCCGACCCACCTCGCGGTCGCCTTCGACAAGTCGCGCCAGACCTTCCGCCTCGCCGAGTACCCGGACTACAAGGCCAAGCGCAACAAGACGCCCGACGAGTTCTCGAGCCAGCTGCCGCTGATCCAGGAGGTGCTCGACGCGCTGCGCATCCCGCACCTGCAGCTGGAGGGCTACGAGGCCGACGACCTGATCGCGACCCTGACGACGCAGGCGCTGGCCCAGGGCTTCGAGGTGCTCATCCTCACCGGCGACCGCGACTCGCTGCAGCTGGTCACCGACGACTCCACCGTGCTCTACCCCATGCGGGGGGTCAGCGAGCTGGCGCGCATGACCCCGGCGGCGGTCGAGGAGCGCTACGGGCTGCCGCCCCACCGCTACCCCGAGCTCGCCGCGCTGGTGGGGGAGGACTCCGACAACCTGCCCGGCGTGCCCGGCGTCGGCCCGAAGACCGCGGCCAAGTGGATCTCCACCTACGACGGCCTCGACAACGTCGTGGCCCGCGCCGACGAGGTCAAGGGCAAGGCGGGCGACAACCTGCGCGCCCACCTCGGCGACGTCATCCGCAACCGCCGGCTCAACGCCCTGGTGCGCGACCTGGTGCTGCCGGTCGAGCCGAGCGACCTCGCGCGCCGCCCGTGGGACCGCCAGGAGGTGCACACGCTCTTCGACGGCCTGGAGTTCCGGGTGCTGCGCGACCGCCTCTTCGAGACCCTCGAGTCGGTCGAGGAGCTCGACGACGCCGGCTTCGAGCTCGACACCACGCGGCTGGCCGCCGGCACGGTGCGCGCCTGGCTCGACGAGCACGCGCGCACCGCGGGCCAGCGCGTCGGCGTCGCGGTGCGCGGCGCCTGGCGTGCCGGCACGGGCGAGGTCACCTCGGTCGCGCTCGCGGCCGCCGACGGCTGCGCGGCGTGGGTCGACGCGGCCGAGGTCGACCCCGACGACGACGCCGCCCTGGCCGACTGGTTCGCCGACCCCGGCGTCGCCAAGGTCCTGCACGACGCGAAGGGCCCGATGCTGGCCCTCGCCGCCCGCGGGTGGCCGCTCGACGGACTGGTGAGCGACACCGCGCTCGCGGCCTACCTCGTGCGCCCCGACCAGCGCTCCTACGACCTGGCCGACCTCACCGTGCGCTACCTCAAGCGCGAGCTGCGGCAGGAGACCGGCGACGGCGAGCAGCTGGCCTTCGACACCCTCGGCGACGAGACCGCCTCCGACACCGCGATGCTGCACGCCCGGGCCGTGCTCGACCTGGCCGAGGCGCTCGACGCGGCGGTCGAGGAGCACGGCGGCACCGCCCTGCTCGCCGAGGTGGAGCTGCCGCTCGTGCGCAGCCTCGCCGCGATGGAGCAGGTCGGCATCGCCGTCGACCTCGACCGGCTCGAGGCGCTGGAGCAGGAGTTCGCCGCGGGGGTGCGGCAGGCGGCCGAGGAGGCGTTCGGCGTCATCGGCAAGGAGATCAACCTCGGCTCGCCCAAGCAGCTGCAGGTCGTGCTCTTCGACGAGCTCGACATGCCGAAGACCAAGCGCACCAAGACCGGTTACACCACCGACGCCGACGCGCTGCAGGCGCTCTACGAGAAGACCGAGCACCCGTTCCTCGTGGCGCTGCTGCGCCACCGCGACGTGAGCCGGCTGCGCCAGACCGTCGAGGGCCTGCTCAAGACGGTGCAGCCCGACGGCCGCATCCACACGACCTTCAACCAGATGATCGCGGCGACCGGGCGGCTCTCGAGCACCGACCCCAACCTGCAGAACATCCCGGTGCGCACCGAGGAGGGGCGGCGCATCCGCGAGGCCTTCGTCGTCGGCCCCGGTGGCGAGTGCCTCATGACGGCCGACTACAGCCAGATCGAGATGCGCATCATGGCGCACCTCTCCGAGGACGCGGGCCTCGTCGAGGCCTTCCGCTCCGGCCAGGACTTCCACTCGATCACCGCCGCCCGGGTCTTCTCGGTGCCGGCGGAGGAGGTGGGCACCGAGGAGCGCGCCAAGATCAAGGCGATGAACTACGGCCTGGCCTACGGCCTGTCCGCCTACGGCCTGTCCCAGCAGCTGCGCATCGACAGCTCCGAGGCGCGCGGGCTGATGGACGAGTACTTCGAGACGTTCGGCGGCGTGCGCGACTACCTCGGCGGGATCGTCGACGAGGCGCGCCGCTCCGGGTTCACCGAGACCATCCTCGGTCGTCGCCGCTACCTGCCCGACCTCTCCAGCGACAACCGACAGCGCCGCGAGATGGCGGAGCGGATGGCGCTCAACGCCCCCATCCAGGGCTCGGCTGCCGACCTCATCAAGGTGGCGATGCTGCGCACCGAGGAGGCGCTGCGCGACGCCGGCCTCGCCTCGCGGATGCTGCTGCAGGTGCACGACGAGCTCGTCTTCGAGGTCGCCACCGGCGAGCGCGACCGGCTCGAGCAGCTGGTGCGCGAGCAGATGGGCGGGGCGGCCGAGCTCGCCGTGCCCCTCGACGTCTCGGTGGGCACCGGTCGCAGCTGGCACGACGCAGCGCACTGA
- a CDS encoding hotdog fold thioesterase, which yields MSDASEQQTTPDGATSAATDGTDPLTRMRAQMGALNERMGIELLEVEPGRVVGRMPVEGNTQPYGLLHGGASVVLAETLGSVGSALHAHPDRLAVGVDINATHHRSARSGWVTGTATALHLGRTAASWEVVLTDEDGRRLCTSRITCALVPATR from the coding sequence GTGAGCGACGCGAGCGAGCAGCAGACCACCCCGGACGGGGCCACCTCGGCAGCCACGGACGGCACCGACCCGCTGACGCGGATGCGCGCGCAGATGGGCGCGCTCAACGAACGGATGGGCATCGAGCTGCTCGAGGTGGAGCCCGGCCGCGTCGTCGGGCGGATGCCGGTCGAGGGCAACACCCAGCCCTACGGCCTGCTGCACGGCGGTGCGTCGGTGGTGCTGGCCGAGACGCTGGGGTCGGTGGGCTCCGCGCTCCACGCGCACCCCGACCGCCTCGCGGTCGGCGTCGACATCAACGCCACCCACCACCGCTCCGCACGCAGCGGCTGGGTGACCGGCACCGCCACCGCCCTCCACCTCGGCCGCACGGCGGCGAGCTGGGAGGTCGTCCTGACCGACGAGGACGGCCGGCGCCTGTGCACCTCGCGCATCACCTGCGCGCTGGTGCCGGCCACCCGCTAG
- a CDS encoding GNAT family N-acetyltransferase — translation MTRPSVTLREARPDDSEDVGFLTEVWAEVMRRCDAEDRAGDVVSLAARAAASPDERLILAEYDGQRAGAVLLRLATLTPLNLEPVVQSLSPHVHPAYRRKGVGKALVEAAAAFAEERGVAHVMTASSSGSREANRFMARLGFGPLATLRVAPTAVVRARTGAQRAPLRQPGQTRQLGQVLAARRAVRRESA, via the coding sequence ATGACCCGGCCCTCGGTCACCTTGCGTGAGGCGCGACCCGACGACTCCGAGGACGTCGGCTTCCTGACCGAGGTCTGGGCCGAGGTCATGCGCCGCTGCGACGCCGAGGACCGCGCCGGCGACGTGGTGAGCCTGGCCGCCCGGGCGGCGGCCTCGCCCGACGAGCGGCTGATCCTCGCCGAGTACGACGGGCAGCGGGCCGGCGCGGTCCTGCTGCGGCTGGCGACGCTCACCCCGCTCAACCTCGAGCCGGTCGTGCAGAGCCTCTCGCCCCACGTGCACCCGGCCTACCGCCGCAAGGGTGTCGGGAAGGCGCTGGTGGAGGCGGCCGCGGCCTTCGCGGAGGAGCGGGGCGTGGCGCACGTCATGACGGCCTCGTCGAGCGGCTCGCGCGAGGCCAACCGCTTCATGGCGCGCCTCGGTTTCGGCCCGCTCGCCACGCTCCGGGTGGCCCCGACGGCCGTCGTGCGCGCGCGCACGGGTGCCCAGCGCGCGCCCCTGCGCCAGCCCGGCCAGACCCGCCAGCTCGGCCAGGTGCTGGCCGCGCGGCGCGCCGTGCGCCGCGAGTCGGCCTGA
- a CDS encoding DUF554 family protein, with translation MVPGLGTAVNALAVLLGTLVGTLLGHRLPERTRDAVTDGLGLVTLLIAAGSAVAVGDDVLEAYVGSSAPTLVVLGSVLLGGIAGSLLHLERRVEDLGGALQARLSRGDAGGPERQRFVEGFVVASLVFCTGPLTILGSLEDGLGRGAEQLYLKSALDGFAAIAFAASFGWGVGASVVTILVVQGGLTLVGVGLGDVLPEAHLAAVTAVGGLLLVGVALRLLRIREVPVADLLPALLVAPVLVELAAALA, from the coding sequence GTGGTCCCCGGTCTGGGCACGGCCGTCAACGCCCTCGCGGTGCTCCTCGGCACCCTGGTCGGCACGCTGCTCGGCCACCGGCTGCCCGAGCGCACCCGCGACGCCGTCACCGACGGCCTCGGCCTCGTGACCCTGCTCATCGCGGCCGGCAGCGCCGTCGCGGTCGGTGACGACGTCCTCGAGGCGTACGTCGGGAGCAGCGCGCCGACCCTCGTCGTGCTCGGGTCGGTCCTGCTGGGCGGCATCGCCGGGTCGCTGCTGCACCTCGAGCGGCGCGTCGAGGACCTCGGCGGCGCGCTGCAAGCGCGGCTGTCGCGCGGCGACGCCGGCGGACCCGAGCGGCAGCGCTTCGTCGAGGGCTTCGTGGTGGCCTCGCTGGTCTTCTGCACCGGGCCGCTCACCATCCTGGGCAGCCTGGAGGACGGCCTGGGCCGCGGCGCCGAGCAGCTCTACCTCAAGTCGGCGCTGGACGGCTTCGCCGCGATCGCCTTCGCGGCCTCCTTCGGCTGGGGCGTCGGCGCGAGCGTCGTGACGATCCTGGTCGTGCAGGGCGGGCTCACGCTGGTCGGGGTGGGCCTCGGCGACGTGCTGCCCGAGGCCCACCTCGCCGCGGTGACGGCCGTCGGCGGGCTGCTGCTCGTCGGCGTCGCGCTCCGACTCCTGCGCATCCGCGAGGTGCCGGTCGCCGACCTGCTGCCGGCGCTGCTCGTGGCCCCGGTGCTGGTCGAGCTGGCAGCCGCGCTCGCCTGA
- a CDS encoding ABC transporter substrate-binding protein produces the protein MNRTSTASWLKVMAGTAALTLSLAACGSSDSDNEAADEPSEGSSESAPAADETFTNDVCTQAQTSADTLRVGGILPLTGNLAFLGPPEIAGVGLAVSDINAAGGVGGADACHDIRDSGDATDASVGNASAAQLVQSQPSAVIGAASSSVTLNVVDTFADNQIVQISPANTAVDLSGYSDFYFRTAPPDGIQGNALGTLISSDGFQNVAFLVFNDAYGTGLRNAVQETIEAAGGTVTYGGQGEGEEFPPGQTSFSAEVTAALNTNPDAIVVLAFDETKAIVPELAAQGWDMSKVYLSDGNTADYSADFEPGTLEGAKGTIPGADASDEFKARLNAWYESAEGEGLSDYAYAAESYDATILAALAAVKGGATDPVTIQENFAAVSGATDGEECTSFEACVTLLEDGSEIRYTGPSGIGPINDLNDPSSAFVGIYQFNAENKNELVATVEGSSEQ, from the coding sequence GTGAACCGAACCAGCACCGCTTCCTGGCTGAAGGTGATGGCCGGCACCGCCGCCCTCACGCTCAGCCTGGCCGCCTGCGGCAGCTCCGACTCCGACAACGAGGCCGCGGACGAGCCGAGCGAGGGCTCCTCGGAGTCCGCGCCCGCTGCCGACGAGACCTTCACCAACGACGTCTGCACCCAGGCGCAGACCAGCGCCGACACGCTGCGCGTGGGCGGCATCCTGCCGCTGACCGGCAACCTGGCCTTCCTCGGCCCGCCGGAGATCGCCGGTGTCGGCCTCGCCGTGTCCGACATCAACGCTGCGGGCGGCGTCGGCGGCGCCGACGCGTGCCACGACATCCGCGACTCGGGTGACGCGACCGACGCCTCGGTCGGCAACGCCTCGGCAGCGCAGCTCGTGCAGAGCCAGCCCTCCGCGGTCATCGGTGCGGCCTCGTCGTCGGTGACGCTCAACGTCGTCGACACCTTCGCCGACAACCAGATCGTCCAGATCTCGCCCGCCAACACCGCGGTCGACCTGAGCGGCTACAGCGACTTCTACTTCCGCACCGCCCCGCCGGACGGCATCCAGGGCAACGCCCTCGGCACGCTGATCTCCTCCGACGGCTTCCAGAACGTCGCCTTCCTCGTCTTCAACGACGCCTACGGCACCGGTCTGCGCAACGCGGTCCAGGAGACCATCGAGGCCGCCGGCGGCACCGTGACCTACGGCGGCCAGGGCGAGGGCGAGGAGTTCCCGCCCGGACAGACGTCGTTCTCCGCCGAGGTGACCGCCGCGCTCAACACCAACCCCGACGCCATCGTCGTCCTCGCCTTCGACGAGACCAAGGCCATCGTGCCCGAGCTCGCCGCCCAGGGCTGGGACATGTCGAAGGTCTACCTCTCCGACGGCAACACGGCCGACTACAGCGCCGACTTCGAGCCCGGCACCCTCGAGGGCGCCAAGGGCACCATCCCCGGCGCCGACGCCTCCGACGAGTTCAAGGCCCGCCTGAACGCGTGGTACGAGTCGGCCGAGGGCGAGGGCCTGTCGGACTACGCCTACGCGGCGGAGTCCTACGACGCGACCATCCTCGCCGCCCTCGCGGCGGTCAAGGGCGGCGCGACCGACCCGGTCACGATCCAGGAGAACTTCGCGGCCGTCTCCGGCGCCACCGACGGCGAGGAGTGCACCTCCTTCGAGGCCTGCGTCACCCTCCTCGAGGACGGCTCGGAGATCCGCTACACCGGCCCGTCCGGCATCGGCCCGATCAACGACCTGAACGACCCCTCCTCCGCGTTCGTCGGCATCTACCAGTTCAACGCCGAGAACAAGAACGAGCTGGTCGCCACGGTCGAGGGCTCCAGCGAGCAGTGA
- a CDS encoding ABC transporter ATP-binding protein — protein MTQQATPAPQAGTTQPVIEARDVVAGYLPGVNILNGCSLVAYPGEMIGIIGPNGAGKSTLLKAMFGLVKVHSGTVTLQDREITNLRANKLVQMGVGFVPQTNNVFPSLTIEENLRMGLFMRPKKLQERLAAMWDLFPVLHERKDRRAGALSGGERQSLAMARALMMEPSVLLLDEPSAGLSPVRQDETFLRTRRINKTGVSVVMVEQNARRCLQICDRGYVLDQGRDAYTGTGRELANDPKVIQLYLGTLAEDVDAERAPQGDGAGTPHGAGERSGSHAATVEPPTA, from the coding sequence ATGACCCAGCAGGCAACCCCGGCGCCGCAGGCCGGCACGACGCAGCCCGTCATCGAGGCGCGCGACGTCGTCGCCGGCTACCTGCCGGGCGTCAACATCCTCAACGGGTGCAGCCTCGTGGCCTACCCCGGCGAGATGATCGGCATCATCGGTCCCAACGGCGCCGGCAAGTCCACCCTGCTCAAGGCGATGTTCGGCCTGGTCAAGGTGCACTCCGGCACCGTCACGCTGCAGGACCGCGAGATCACCAACCTGCGGGCCAACAAGCTGGTGCAGATGGGGGTCGGCTTCGTCCCGCAGACCAACAACGTCTTCCCCTCGCTCACCATCGAGGAGAACCTCCGCATGGGTCTGTTCATGCGGCCCAAGAAGCTGCAGGAGCGCCTCGCGGCGATGTGGGACCTCTTCCCGGTCCTCCACGAGCGCAAGGACCGTCGCGCGGGTGCGCTCTCCGGCGGTGAGCGGCAGTCGCTCGCGATGGCCCGGGCACTCATGATGGAGCCGTCCGTGCTGCTGCTCGACGAGCCCTCGGCCGGGCTGTCGCCGGTGCGGCAGGACGAGACCTTCCTGCGCACCCGCCGGATCAACAAGACCGGCGTGAGCGTGGTCATGGTCGAGCAGAACGCGCGGCGGTGCTTGCAGATCTGCGACCGCGGCTACGTGCTCGACCAGGGCCGCGACGCCTACACCGGCACCGGCCGGGAGCTCGCGAACGACCCCAAGGTCATCCAGCTCTACCTCGGCACGCTCGCCGAGGACGTCGACGCCGAGCGCGCCCCGCAGGGCGACGGCGCCGGCACCCCGCACGGCGCGGGTGAGCGCAGCGGCTCGCACGCCGCGACGGTGGAGCCGCCCACCGCCTGA